One part of the Clostridium thermosuccinogenes genome encodes these proteins:
- the galU gene encoding UTP--glucose-1-phosphate uridylyltransferase GalU, translating into MRVRKAIIPAAGLGTRFLPATKAQPKEMLPIVDKPTIQYIVEEAIESGIEDIMIVTGRGKRAIEDHFDKSYELEEELRKKGNQDMLNLVKDISNLVNIHYIRQKEPKGLGDAINCAKTFIGNEPFAVLLGDDIVDSKVPCLEQLIRAHERYKTTIIGVQRVSPSEVSQYGIVSGEKIEDRLYKIDDMVEKPDVDKAPSNIAILGRYIITPEIFKYLETAKPGKNGEIQLTDALKRLMSEEAMYAYEFEGTRYDVGNKVGFLRATIEFALKREDLKDEFSEYLKHIVSSL; encoded by the coding sequence GTGAGAGTACGCAAAGCCATAATTCCTGCAGCAGGCTTGGGGACACGGTTTTTACCCGCTACAAAGGCTCAGCCCAAAGAGATGCTTCCGATAGTGGATAAACCGACCATACAGTATATTGTTGAGGAAGCGATAGAATCCGGAATTGAAGATATAATGATTGTAACCGGCCGTGGAAAGAGAGCTATTGAAGACCACTTTGACAAATCCTATGAACTGGAAGAGGAGCTGCGCAAGAAGGGCAACCAGGATATGTTAAATCTCGTTAAGGATATATCCAACCTGGTGAACATTCATTACATAAGGCAGAAAGAGCCCAAAGGACTGGGAGATGCCATAAATTGCGCCAAAACCTTCATAGGCAATGAGCCTTTTGCGGTTCTTCTGGGGGATGATATTGTGGATTCGAAGGTTCCGTGTCTTGAGCAGCTTATCAGGGCCCACGAGCGTTATAAGACGACAATCATAGGGGTCCAGCGCGTATCTCCCAGCGAAGTGTCCCAGTACGGCATAGTGAGCGGCGAAAAGATAGAGGACAGGCTGTATAAGATTGACGATATGGTGGAAAAGCCGGATGTGGATAAAGCACCCTCAAATATCGCCATCCTGGGAAGATATATCATTACCCCGGAAATATTCAAATACCTTGAAACGGCTAAGCCCGGCAAGAATGGCGAGATACAGCTTACTGACGCTTTAAAGAGGCTTATGAGTGAAGAGGCCATGTACGCATATGAATTTGAGGGAACACGATACGATGTGGGGAATAAGGTCGGATTCTTAAGGGCGACAATAGAGTTCGCACTGAAAAGGGAAGATCTTAAGGACGAATTTTCGGAATATCTCAAGCACATTGTAAGCAGTCTGTGA
- a CDS encoding carbohydrate ABC transporter permease: MERTTSRANQFNGKIIIYVLLFLGSVIMIFPFIWMIFTSLKTVPETMKIPPTFFPDDWKNIKAYNNALNSLPFLKLYLNTGLLIFFRVICAIVTSSMAAYAFAKIDFPGKKFLFTIVLTQLMLPSQIYMIPQYQMIIRLNAANTIFALVFPGLVSAFGVFFLRQTYMGIPDSLIDSAIIDGCNQFQAFYKIALPLTQTAISALTIFTALFAYSDLMWPLIVNTDKNMLTLSSGLSTLKGQYTTNYPNLMAGSALAMWPMIVIYLIFQKRFIQGIALTGTKA; encoded by the coding sequence ATGGAAAGGACAACGTCGAGAGCAAATCAATTCAATGGGAAAATAATTATTTATGTATTATTATTTCTTGGTAGTGTTATAATGATTTTTCCATTTATATGGATGATTTTTACAAGTTTAAAAACAGTGCCTGAAACGATGAAAATACCTCCGACATTTTTTCCTGATGATTGGAAGAATATAAAAGCTTATAATAATGCATTAAATAGTTTACCCTTTTTAAAGCTGTATCTTAATACAGGTTTATTAATATTTTTCCGCGTGATATGTGCTATTGTGACTTCGTCAATGGCAGCCTATGCGTTTGCCAAAATTGATTTCCCAGGAAAGAAGTTTCTTTTCACAATAGTTTTAACCCAATTGATGTTACCAAGCCAGATATACATGATTCCTCAGTATCAGATGATTATTCGCCTGAATGCTGCCAATACAATTTTTGCTCTGGTGTTTCCCGGACTTGTAAGTGCATTTGGTGTGTTCTTTTTAAGGCAGACATATATGGGAATTCCGGATTCTTTGATTGACTCGGCGATAATAGATGGCTGTAATCAATTCCAGGCATTTTATAAAATCGCATTACCTTTAACACAAACTGCAATTTCTGCTTTAACTATATTTACGGCGCTTTTCGCATACAGTGACTTGATGTGGCCTTTGATTGTCAACACTGATAAAAATATGTTAACTCTTTCATCCGGATTATCAACTTTAAAGGGACAGTATACAACGAATTATCCAAATCTGATGGCCGGTTCAGCATTAGCCATGTGGCCAATGATTGTAATTTACTTGATATTCCAGAAACGTTTTATTCAAGGTATCGCTTTAACTGGAACGAAGGCTTAA
- a CDS encoding carbohydrate ABC transporter permease, with product MAAVKSVKVKKAGRPGQRKDYVIAYLMVAPAIIGLIILNIVPFLETIYMSFSKSALFGAWEFAGLSNYIKMLQDSEVWQSTLNTLLFVVYTVPVGVVLALILAVFINSEIRGRTIFRAIYFLPMVVAPAAVAMVWKWMFNTEFGIINNVLSSIGLPTTNWITNPSTVMLSCGIVAIWSAVGYDAILLMSGLQAISTTYYEAAKIDGAGSIKQFFSITVPLISPTMFFVVIMRTMSSLKVFDLIYMMIEDSNPAVKNARPLLGLFYRYSFEIGNKGYGSVIVLWTFFIISIFTVIQFVGQKKWVNYDA from the coding sequence ATGGCTGCTGTTAAATCGGTTAAAGTTAAAAAAGCTGGAAGACCAGGACAGAGAAAAGATTATGTAATTGCATATCTAATGGTTGCTCCGGCGATTATCGGGTTAATAATACTAAATATTGTACCGTTTTTGGAAACAATTTATATGAGTTTTTCAAAATCAGCACTTTTTGGTGCCTGGGAATTTGCCGGATTATCAAATTATATAAAAATGTTGCAAGATTCAGAGGTTTGGCAATCCACACTGAATACATTGTTGTTTGTTGTTTATACTGTTCCTGTTGGTGTGGTGTTGGCATTGATATTGGCCGTTTTTATTAATTCTGAAATTAGAGGGAGAACCATATTTCGTGCAATATATTTTCTTCCCATGGTCGTAGCTCCTGCAGCTGTTGCTATGGTTTGGAAATGGATGTTTAATACAGAGTTTGGAATTATCAATAATGTTTTGAGTTCAATAGGATTACCCACTACTAATTGGATTACCAATCCATCAACGGTAATGCTGTCTTGTGGCATTGTTGCGATATGGAGCGCTGTTGGCTATGATGCGATTCTTCTTATGTCAGGGCTGCAGGCAATATCCACTACCTATTATGAGGCAGCAAAAATAGATGGTGCAGGCAGTATAAAACAGTTTTTCAGTATTACTGTTCCGCTAATATCTCCTACCATGTTTTTTGTGGTTATCATGAGAACCATGAGCTCATTAAAAGTGTTCGACCTTATATACATGATGATTGAAGATTCAAATCCTGCTGTGAAGAATGCCAGGCCATTACTTGGATTATTCTATCGTTATTCCTTTGAAATAGGAAATAAAGGCTACGGTTCAGTTATAGTCCTATGGACATTCTTTATTATCAGCATATTTACGGTAATTCAGTTTGTCGGCCAAAAGAAGTGGGTTAACTATGATGCATAG
- a CDS encoding ABC transporter substrate-binding protein, giving the protein MKQLKKVKVVSLMLVGILLLSSVVGCSQKGSESTSGKSSGKSVSLTFMIWDINQQPGMEDMVADYVKDHPNVSIEVQTVNWDEYWTKLEAAATSKTLPDIFWMHTNEFMKYATAGKLADVTKLYEDSNYYANNFPSGLIKNFTYEGKMYGVPKDWDTIALAYNKDLFNQAGVSYPDDTWTWETVIDAAQKIKDKTGAWGFLAPLDDQSGYLNLVKQAGGYIISEDGKKSGFTDPGTKKGIQTWISLQLDYGFSPKQATFAETDAGSLFGSGQGAMMLLGSWNVNPYLQNYPDLNWDLAVLPKMSDPVKGDGRGTIYNGLAYSTGADNKNLDVVKDFLKYLGTEKAMIIQGKSGAAIPAYNGTAKYWVENYQDKLNVQVYEDMMEYGEQFYNSKSKSQWVSTVGDTLLEVYNGTKDLDTALQELQTTVDEYLAGE; this is encoded by the coding sequence ATGAAACAATTAAAGAAAGTAAAAGTCGTTTCGTTAATGCTTGTGGGAATACTTCTGTTATCTTCAGTTGTTGGCTGCAGTCAAAAGGGTAGTGAATCAACAAGTGGGAAATCAAGTGGGAAATCAGTTTCATTGACTTTCATGATCTGGGATATTAACCAGCAGCCAGGTATGGAAGATATGGTTGCAGATTATGTAAAGGATCATCCGAATGTATCTATTGAAGTCCAGACGGTGAACTGGGACGAATATTGGACCAAGCTGGAAGCTGCTGCAACAAGTAAAACACTTCCTGATATATTCTGGATGCATACCAATGAATTCATGAAATATGCTACGGCTGGTAAATTGGCAGATGTAACAAAATTATATGAGGATTCCAATTATTATGCAAATAACTTCCCATCTGGTCTCATCAAAAACTTTACCTATGAAGGGAAAATGTATGGAGTTCCGAAAGATTGGGACACAATAGCTTTAGCTTATAATAAAGATTTATTTAATCAGGCAGGAGTTTCTTATCCAGATGATACCTGGACATGGGAAACAGTTATAGACGCTGCACAAAAAATAAAGGATAAAACCGGCGCATGGGGATTTCTCGCACCCCTTGATGATCAAAGCGGTTATTTGAATTTGGTCAAGCAAGCCGGTGGATATATTATAAGTGAAGACGGCAAGAAATCCGGTTTTACAGATCCCGGTACAAAGAAAGGAATTCAGACTTGGATCAGCCTGCAGTTGGATTATGGCTTCTCACCAAAGCAAGCAACCTTTGCTGAAACCGATGCAGGAAGCTTGTTTGGATCCGGACAGGGTGCCATGATGCTGCTGGGAAGCTGGAATGTCAATCCGTATCTGCAGAATTATCCTGATTTGAATTGGGATTTGGCTGTTCTTCCAAAGATGTCAGACCCTGTGAAAGGTGATGGTAGAGGAACTATTTACAACGGTTTGGCTTATTCCACCGGTGCAGATAATAAAAACCTTGATGTAGTAAAAGATTTTCTGAAATACCTGGGAACAGAAAAAGCTATGATAATCCAGGGTAAATCAGGAGCTGCTATTCCGGCATACAACGGAACGGCCAAATACTGGGTTGAAAATTATCAGGATAAGCTTAATGTTCAGGTATATGAAGATATGATGGAATACGGTGAACAGTTCTATAACTCAAAATCAAAATCTCAATGGGTTAGTACTGTTGGTGATACTTTGCTTGAAGTATACAACGGTACAAAGGATTTAGACACAGCATTACAAGAACTGCAAACTACAGTAGATGAATATTTGGCTGGAGAATAA
- a CDS encoding AraC family transcriptional regulator: MSENQCVVFTKYSDFSSCEAKDLVVYHSGTERCEPGHFWSGVRDHFLIHYVMSGKGIFASNGTTYHLSEGQGFLICPDTLSYYQADMDEPWEYCWVGFHGRYAKNYLNEINLDASNPIFTCNPENSPEKTILKMLEVQKRPAGRDFILTGLLYQFLAELIRTVDDFHYNSISQNTKQIYVKKAIDYIRKNYSTRITIEQIADFIGIDRKYMSTLFQEILHISPQEYLLNFRMDKACVLLCQDFLSIQDIAHSVGYEDPLLFSKMFKKRKGLSPTQYRNRLKKNVIFSTPS; encoded by the coding sequence ATGTCTGAAAATCAATGTGTTGTATTTACAAAATATAGTGATTTTTCATCCTGTGAGGCCAAAGATTTAGTTGTATATCATTCAGGGACCGAAAGATGTGAGCCTGGCCACTTTTGGTCCGGAGTAAGGGATCACTTTCTCATACATTATGTAATGTCAGGAAAAGGTATATTTGCTTCCAACGGCACAACCTATCATTTGAGTGAAGGCCAAGGTTTTTTAATCTGTCCTGATACGCTCTCTTACTATCAGGCTGATATGGATGAACCCTGGGAATATTGTTGGGTAGGTTTTCATGGAAGATACGCAAAAAACTATCTGAATGAAATAAACTTAGATGCTTCAAATCCCATATTTACCTGTAACCCGGAAAACTCACCTGAAAAAACCATCCTTAAAATGTTAGAAGTTCAAAAAAGACCTGCGGGTAGAGATTTCATACTTACCGGCCTTTTATATCAGTTTCTTGCTGAACTGATTCGTACAGTAGATGACTTTCATTATAATAGTATAAGCCAAAACACAAAGCAAATCTATGTAAAAAAAGCCATTGACTATATTCGAAAAAATTATTCAACAAGGATAACCATTGAACAGATAGCAGATTTCATTGGAATAGACCGTAAATATATGAGCACTCTCTTTCAGGAGATCCTTCATATATCTCCTCAGGAATATCTTCTCAACTTTCGCATGGATAAAGCATGTGTACTGTTATGTCAAGACTTTTTGTCCATCCAGGATATTGCACACTCTGTAGGATATGAAGATCCCCTTCTTTTCTCAAAAATGTTTAAAAAACGGAAAGGGCTGTCCCCAACTCAGTATCGAAACAGGCTGAAGAAAAATGTGATTTTCTCTACTCCTAGCTAA
- the dnaX gene encoding DNA polymerase III subunit gamma/tau → MSYIALYRKWRPLVFDDVVEQEHVVKTLRYSVTTGRIAHAYLFCGTRGTGKTTMAKIFSRAINCLNPQNGDPCNECEICRAVLSDSSLDVVEIDAASNNSVDNVREIRDEVIYAPSQAKYKVYIIDEVHMLSTGAFNALLKTLEEPPAHVVFILATTDPQKLPATILSRCQRFDFRRITVESMMERLDTIARESGVNLQREASRLIARLSDGALRDAISILDQCMSTGSKDISYDDVLSIVGIVNDSFIGDMFDAVSSRDINKVLGLVETLVNSGKDITQFVSDFIMYFRNVLICSISKNPAEVIEAPTEVIRRMQDQSKAYTKLELTYIIKELSALESSLKWASHPRIMLEVALIKLCELNINVDESNIMDRLSLLESRINSADFAMRKVEVPGADADKVPWLDTDNRQTNAGSRIDNADGGQDVSSGGEKKAPEKAAKPAKSAKSAGKALKVWDEVLNELKSMGRMVVYTNLLDAKAVELDEKRVGILFKEGSGFCKMILSKAENQEVIETVIRKKLGRQVRVKCLDEDDLTENAAVEESPEEDEFIAKAQDIAGRLDVPINIIDE, encoded by the coding sequence ATGTCATACATAGCTCTTTATAGAAAATGGAGACCTTTGGTTTTTGATGATGTGGTTGAGCAGGAGCATGTGGTTAAAACGCTGAGGTACAGCGTAACCACCGGACGCATTGCTCATGCTTATCTCTTCTGTGGTACCAGGGGTACCGGTAAAACCACGATGGCCAAAATATTTTCCAGGGCAATTAACTGCCTTAACCCGCAGAACGGAGACCCCTGCAATGAATGTGAAATTTGCAGGGCGGTGCTATCCGACAGCTCTCTGGATGTGGTGGAAATAGACGCGGCCTCGAACAACAGTGTGGACAATGTAAGGGAAATCCGGGATGAGGTTATATACGCACCCTCCCAGGCAAAATACAAGGTTTATATAATAGATGAGGTTCATATGCTCTCCACCGGGGCTTTCAACGCTCTTCTTAAGACTCTTGAGGAGCCTCCGGCCCATGTCGTGTTTATTCTTGCTACCACCGATCCTCAAAAGCTGCCCGCCACCATATTGTCCAGGTGCCAGAGGTTTGATTTCCGGAGAATCACCGTGGAAAGCATGATGGAAAGGCTTGACACTATTGCCCGGGAAAGTGGAGTAAACCTGCAGCGTGAAGCATCCAGGCTCATCGCAAGGCTGTCCGACGGCGCCCTCAGGGATGCCATCAGCATATTGGACCAGTGCATGTCCACGGGCAGCAAGGATATCTCCTACGATGACGTTCTCTCAATAGTAGGCATTGTAAATGACTCCTTTATCGGAGACATGTTTGATGCGGTAAGCAGCAGGGATATAAATAAAGTGCTTGGCCTCGTGGAAACGCTGGTAAACAGCGGAAAAGATATAACCCAGTTTGTATCCGATTTTATAATGTATTTCAGAAATGTGCTCATATGCAGCATATCAAAAAATCCTGCAGAGGTAATAGAAGCTCCTACCGAGGTCATCCGCAGGATGCAGGATCAGAGCAAGGCTTACACCAAGCTGGAACTGACATATATAATAAAGGAATTATCGGCTCTGGAATCAAGCCTGAAGTGGGCATCCCATCCGAGGATTATGCTGGAAGTCGCCCTGATAAAGCTGTGTGAGCTTAATATCAATGTGGACGAAAGCAATATAATGGATCGCCTGTCCCTTCTTGAAAGCAGGATAAACAGCGCGGATTTTGCCATGAGAAAGGTTGAAGTTCCGGGTGCTGATGCTGATAAAGTACCGTGGCTTGATACGGATAACCGGCAGACTAATGCAGGCAGCCGGATAGACAATGCCGATGGAGGACAGGATGTAAGTTCTGGAGGAGAGAAAAAAGCTCCTGAAAAGGCTGCAAAACCTGCCAAATCGGCTAAAAGCGCAGGAAAAGCGCTGAAAGTATGGGATGAAGTATTAAATGAACTTAAAAGCATGGGAAGGATGGTAGTTTACACCAACCTGCTCGACGCAAAGGCCGTAGAACTAGATGAAAAAAGAGTCGGCATATTGTTCAAGGAAGGAAGCGGCTTTTGTAAAATGATATTATCGAAAGCTGAAAATCAAGAAGTGATTGAGACAGTGATCCGCAAAAAGCTGGGCAGGCAGGTAAGGGTAAAATGTCTGGATGAGGATGATTTAACAGAAAATGCGGCGGTAGAAGAGAGCCCGGAGGAGGATGAATTCATCGCCAAAGCCCAGGATATTGCCGGCAGGCTGGATGTACCCATAAACATAATCGATGAATGA
- a CDS encoding YbaB/EbfC family nucleoid-associated protein, whose product MARGGFPGMGGNMGNLLKQAQKMQKDMARLQEELEQKTVDATVGGGAVTVVVSGKKELKEITIKPEVVDPDDVEMLQDLILAAVNEAMRKAEEMVNSEMAKITGGLGGIPGLF is encoded by the coding sequence ATGGCTAGAGGTGGTTTCCCGGGAATGGGCGGGAACATGGGAAATTTGTTGAAACAGGCTCAAAAAATGCAGAAGGATATGGCAAGACTCCAGGAAGAACTGGAGCAGAAAACTGTTGATGCAACTGTGGGCGGTGGCGCTGTTACAGTTGTTGTATCAGGCAAGAAGGAATTAAAGGAGATTACCATAAAACCAGAAGTAGTTGATCCCGATGATGTGGAAATGCTTCAGGATCTTATCCTTGCTGCCGTAAATGAGGCGATGAGAAAGGCCGAGGAAATGGTAAACAGTGAAATGGCCAAAATAACAGGGGGACTGGGCGGTATCCCAGGACTTTTCTAA
- the recR gene encoding recombination mediator RecR: protein MSFYAAPVAKLIEEFEKLPGIGHKTAQRLAFHVLNLPYEKAESLANAIREAKAKTRYCSVCSNLTETDPCSICSSSSRDSSVICVVEDPRDVVAMERTREFKGLYHVLHGAISPMEGIGPEDIKIKELLARLKDGSVKEIILATNPNIEGEATAMYISKLLKPLGIKATRIAHGIPVGGDLEYADEVTLAKALEGRREI, encoded by the coding sequence ATGAGTTTTTATGCAGCCCCTGTCGCAAAACTTATTGAAGAGTTTGAAAAGCTTCCGGGTATTGGACACAAAACAGCCCAGAGGTTAGCCTTTCATGTTCTGAATTTGCCTTATGAAAAGGCAGAGAGCCTGGCAAATGCGATAAGAGAGGCCAAGGCAAAAACCAGATATTGCTCCGTCTGCAGCAATCTCACCGAAACAGATCCCTGCAGCATCTGCAGCAGTTCATCAAGGGATTCCTCCGTTATATGCGTCGTCGAAGACCCAAGGGATGTCGTGGCAATGGAGAGAACCCGGGAATTCAAAGGACTCTATCATGTTTTGCACGGAGCCATTTCCCCTATGGAGGGAATAGGCCCGGAGGACATAAAGATAAAAGAATTGCTGGCAAGGCTTAAGGACGGCAGCGTCAAAGAGATTATACTGGCTACAAACCCCAACATCGAGGGTGAAGCTACCGCCATGTATATCTCTAAATTGCTAAAGCCCTTGGGCATCAAAGCCACAAGGATAGCCCACGGCATACCGGTGGGAGGAGATCTGGAATATGCGGACGAAGTGACCCTGGCCAAAGCCCTGGAAGGCCGTAGAGAGATATGA
- a CDS encoding phosphotransferase-like protein, whose protein sequence is MASGKSTIAQMLAEQFDKGVHVHGDIFRRMIVKGKIDMTPDCSQDALDQLMLRYSITAKAADMYYKAGFSVVVQDVYLGEYVQPFLKKFESKPIYFITLNPSVEAVIEREKKRNKTGYTTWDVESLHDVLVNENPRIGFWIDSTHMTAEETLSEIIKRAESETRIL, encoded by the coding sequence ATGGCTTCAGGAAAGTCTACAATTGCACAAATGCTGGCAGAGCAGTTTGATAAAGGCGTTCATGTTCACGGGGATATATTTCGAAGGATGATTGTCAAAGGAAAGATTGATATGACGCCCGATTGCTCCCAAGATGCTTTGGACCAATTGATGCTTCGCTACAGTATTACAGCAAAAGCAGCAGACATGTATTACAAGGCTGGGTTTTCCGTAGTTGTTCAGGATGTTTATTTGGGAGAATACGTGCAGCCTTTTCTTAAAAAATTTGAATCGAAGCCTATCTATTTTATTACGTTAAATCCAAGCGTTGAAGCAGTGATAGAAAGAGAGAAAAAGCGCAACAAAACAGGTTATACCACATGGGATGTTGAATCTCTCCATGATGTATTGGTTAATGAAAATCCAAGAATAGGATTCTGGATAGATTCAACACACATGACTGCTGAAGAAACTCTGTCTGAGATTATTAAACGTGCTGAATCCGAAACGCGAATCCTATAA
- a CDS encoding GNAT family N-acetyltransferase, with amino-acid sequence MYKVRRADVNDAKALGEIHASSWKIAYKGIVPDSILDNISAYKRQKYFEKALSEGWEEDFLIFADDKAVGLMCIGRCRDEDKDDTYGEIWGLYLLPEYWNKGIGSYFINWGLNELKNRGYKKVTLWVLEENLNARKFYEKMGFKHDGTVKELTLGKKLTEFRYLIELCNRN; translated from the coding sequence ATGTATAAGGTCCGCCGCGCTGACGTCAATGATGCAAAAGCATTGGGAGAAATCCATGCAAGTTCGTGGAAAATAGCATATAAAGGCATAGTGCCTGATTCAATATTAGATAACATAAGTGCTTATAAAAGGCAGAAGTACTTTGAAAAGGCATTATCCGAAGGCTGGGAAGAAGATTTTCTCATTTTTGCCGACGACAAAGCAGTTGGTTTAATGTGCATCGGAAGATGCAGAGATGAAGATAAGGATGATACTTACGGCGAAATATGGGGACTTTATCTGTTGCCGGAGTATTGGAATAAAGGAATAGGCTCATATTTTATAAACTGGGGACTAAATGAATTGAAAAACAGAGGCTATAAAAAGGTTACCTTATGGGTTCTTGAAGAGAATCTCAATGCAAGAAAATTCTATGAAAAAATGGGTTTTAAGCATGACGGTACAGTAAAAGAACTTACCCTAGGAAAGAAATTAACGGAGTTTCGCTATCTAATAGAGCTATGTAATAGAAATTGA
- a CDS encoding co-chaperone GroES, with translation MKVKPLGARVLLKEVETEETTKSGIVLPSNAKEKPYLAEVIEVGPGEIKDGKEIKMQVKKGDKVLYSKYAGTEVKLDDQKYLIVRQDDILAVIE, from the coding sequence ATGAAAGTCAAACCACTAGGTGCAAGGGTTCTGCTTAAAGAAGTGGAAACCGAAGAAACTACAAAAAGCGGTATTGTTTTGCCATCAAACGCAAAGGAAAAACCCTATTTGGCAGAAGTAATTGAAGTTGGCCCTGGGGAAATAAAGGACGGGAAAGAAATCAAAATGCAGGTAAAAAAAGGCGACAAGGTTCTTTACAGTAAATACGCCGGGACCGAAGTCAAGCTCGATGATCAAAAATACCTGATAGTAAGACAGGACGATATTTTAGCTGTTATAGAATAG